A DNA window from Clavibacter sepedonicus contains the following coding sequences:
- a CDS encoding PfkB family carbohydrate kinase, translated as MRIVVVGDVLLDVDMTGAAHRLSPDAPVPVIEVEESLPRAGGAGLVATMLARDGHDVRLVTVLSDDHHSATLRACLDRIEVVAGPSGAPTPVKTRVRADGHAIARIDEGCAPPPTPAATDAMLDAIASADAIVVADYGRGVTRDPRLRAALDARAAEVPLVWDPHPAGEAPVPNTALATPNLAEARAFSGVAGRDVSAAADAARLLQAKWGVATVAVTMSERGALLVSAPASGAAGGSMPVVVPAPLVATGDPCGAGDRLAATALAGLAAGSPVEDAVRDAVASAAEYVDAGGVATLVGPPAARPIGGHAASALQVVRATRAAGGTVVATGGCFDLVHAGHARTLAAARALGDCLVVLLNSDDSVRRLKGPERPIMTEEDRVDLLMSLGVVDAVVLFSEDTPEEALRSIKPDLWVKGGDYRAEDLPESAVIAEWGGQAVTVPYHPGRSTTKLAGALARVG; from the coding sequence ATGAGGATCGTCGTGGTCGGCGACGTGCTGCTCGACGTCGACATGACCGGCGCCGCGCACCGCCTCAGCCCCGACGCGCCCGTGCCCGTGATCGAGGTCGAGGAGTCGCTGCCCCGCGCGGGCGGCGCCGGCCTCGTCGCCACGATGCTCGCGCGCGACGGCCACGACGTGCGCCTCGTCACCGTGCTCTCCGACGACCATCACTCCGCGACGCTCCGCGCGTGCCTCGACCGGATCGAGGTGGTCGCCGGCCCGTCCGGCGCGCCCACGCCCGTGAAGACCCGCGTCCGCGCCGACGGCCACGCCATCGCCCGCATCGACGAGGGCTGCGCGCCGCCGCCCACGCCCGCCGCGACCGACGCGATGCTCGACGCGATCGCCTCGGCCGACGCCATCGTCGTCGCCGACTACGGCCGCGGCGTCACGCGCGATCCCCGCCTGCGCGCCGCCCTCGACGCGCGCGCCGCCGAGGTGCCGCTCGTGTGGGATCCGCACCCCGCGGGCGAGGCGCCCGTCCCGAACACGGCGCTCGCCACCCCGAACCTCGCCGAGGCGCGCGCCTTCTCCGGCGTCGCCGGGCGCGACGTGTCCGCAGCGGCCGACGCCGCCCGTCTGCTCCAGGCGAAGTGGGGCGTCGCGACGGTCGCCGTCACCATGAGCGAGCGCGGCGCCCTGCTCGTGTCGGCGCCCGCGTCCGGCGCGGCCGGTGGATCCATGCCCGTCGTCGTCCCCGCCCCGCTCGTCGCGACGGGCGACCCGTGCGGCGCCGGCGACCGCCTGGCCGCCACGGCCCTCGCGGGGCTGGCCGCGGGATCCCCGGTCGAGGACGCCGTGCGCGACGCCGTCGCCTCGGCCGCCGAGTATGTGGACGCGGGCGGCGTCGCCACCCTCGTCGGCCCGCCCGCCGCGCGCCCCATCGGCGGCCACGCGGCGAGCGCCCTCCAGGTGGTCCGCGCGACACGGGCCGCCGGCGGCACCGTCGTCGCGACGGGCGGCTGCTTCGACCTCGTGCACGCCGGCCACGCCCGCACCCTCGCCGCGGCCCGCGCCCTCGGCGACTGCCTGGTCGTGCTCCTCAACTCGGACGACTCGGTGCGCCGCCTCAAGGGACCCGAGCGCCCGATCATGACCGAGGAGGACCGCGTCGACCTGCTCATGTCGCTCGGCGTGGTGGACGCGGTCGTGCTGTTCTCCGAGGACACCCCCGAGGAGGCGCTCCGTTCCATCAAGCCCGACCTCTGGGTCAAGGGCGGCGACTACCGCGCCGAGGACCTCCCCGAGTCGGCGGTCATCGCCGAGTGGGGCGGCCAGGCCGTGACCGTCCCGTACCACCCCGGCCGATCCACCACGAAGCTCGCCGGCGCGCTCGCCCGCGTCGGCTGA
- a CDS encoding SDR family oxidoreductase, whose product MTDSPRPSTGRVLITGGASGLGAAVAQAVLAAGGEPIVLDLDTSSVTGMEAHRIDVSDTRATEALVTEIAQAHGGLDAVVTAAGIDHCGRLVDVAPTEWEKVIGVNLMGTVAVVRAALPFLTESHGRVVTVASSLAIKAVSDATAYCASKFGVLGFTRALAAETKGEVGVTTLIPSGMKTHFFDDRDPKYKPGSDANLNDPAAVADSVMFILGQPRGCEIRELVITHELEDSWP is encoded by the coding sequence ATGACCGACTCCCCCCGCCCCAGCACCGGCCGCGTCCTCATCACCGGAGGCGCGTCCGGGCTCGGCGCCGCGGTCGCGCAGGCGGTCCTCGCGGCCGGCGGCGAGCCCATCGTGCTCGACCTCGACACCTCGAGCGTCACCGGCATGGAGGCGCACCGCATCGACGTCTCCGACACCCGCGCCACCGAGGCGCTCGTGACCGAGATCGCGCAGGCGCACGGCGGCCTCGACGCCGTCGTCACCGCCGCGGGCATCGACCACTGCGGCCGCCTCGTCGACGTCGCCCCCACCGAGTGGGAGAAGGTCATCGGCGTGAACCTGATGGGCACGGTCGCCGTCGTCCGCGCGGCGCTGCCGTTCCTCACCGAGTCGCACGGCCGCGTCGTCACCGTCGCGTCGTCGCTCGCCATCAAGGCCGTCTCCGACGCGACCGCCTACTGCGCCTCCAAGTTCGGCGTGCTCGGCTTCACGCGGGCGCTGGCCGCCGAGACGAAGGGCGAGGTCGGCGTGACCACGCTGATCCCCTCCGGCATGAAGACGCACTTCTTCGACGACCGCGACCCGAAGTACAAGCCCGGCTCCGACGCCAACCTCAACGACCCGGCCGCCGTCGCCGACTCGGTGATGTTCATCCTCGGCCAGCCGCGCGGCTGCGAGATCCGCGAGCTCGTCATCACCCACGAGCTCGAGGACAGCTGGCCGTGA